The nucleotide sequence TGTCAGCTTAAATGCAAGGGATTTTATAAACCCTGAAAAAATTATCCAAATTTATCACTACGCTCACCCGCAATACACCATACCTAGCCTGGCTGCACAATCGCGCCAAAAGGAATTGAATCGTAATGGTTCTCTTTATTTCTGTGGGGCTTATTGGGGTTTTGGCTTCCATGAAGATGGCGTGAAGAGTGCCTTAACCGTCTGCAAACAAATTTTGTCAGAAGAAAATCATGAACCTATCAACGCGGCATAGTGCCATTTATAAAGGCAGTGTAATACATCGGCGGTATGAACCCGTCAGACATCAGTTTTCTTATAATGTATTCATGGTTTTTCTCGATCTGGATGAATTATCTACACTCTTTGATTCCTATTGGTTCTGGTCAGTCGGACGTTACAATATTGCTCAGTTTAAGCGAAGTGATCATCTTGGGGATCCAGCCAATGACTTAAAACAAGAAGTCTATAAACTGGTCGAGGAAAAAACAGGCCATCGGTTAGAAGGTCCTGTTCGCTTATTAACGCACTTGCGTTATTGGGGTTATTGTTTTAATCCCGTCAGTTTTTATTATTGCTACGATGCAACGGGAAGCCGTATAGAAGCAATTGTAGCTGAAGTGAATAACACGCCATGGAACGAACAGCATACTTATATTCTTACAGCCTCGCAAAATCTCGCTAGTTATGAGTATCAACACTTCGTCTTTGATAAAGACTTTCACGTCTCTCCTCTTATGTCGATGGACATGATTTACGATTGGAGGCTTTCAGCACCCAATGAAAAGATTTGGGTACATATGAAAAATATTCACCAGAATCGTAAGGTATTTAGTGCAAGTCTCTGTTTAAACCGCCAGGAAATAACAGGTAGGAACCTTGCCAGGATTTTAATACAACATCCTTTCATGACCGGAAAAATAATTATTGCCATTCATTGGCAGGCATTAAAAATCTGGCTAAAAGGAGCAACGTTTCATGTTCACCCTAAAAAGAGATGAGCGGAATGGAAAATACTGCACGAAAAATTATTTTAAAACGATTAGCCAATTTGACAGTTGGCCAATTGCGAATTGAAGAGGGTGACGTCAGCATGACTTTCGGCGATCGCTCCGCTGCCTCGTTGATAACTGCTTCTATGAAAATTACAAATAGAAAATTTTATCAAGACGTCTTGTTCGGGGGGAGTATTGCTGCAGCTGAAACTTACGCCTCTGGATATTGGGAAACGGATGATTTGACGAAATTATTAAGGATTTTTTTACTCAATCAAACCACCACAAAAGAATTTGAAACGGGCTGGGCAAAATGCCTGGCTGTTTTACGCTGGATTTCCTATCAGTTTAAACGCAATAACCTGCAAGGTAGCCGTAAGAATATTGCTCAACACTACGACTTGAGTAACCACTTTTTCCAATTATTTCTGGATAAGAACCTTATGTATTCCTCCGCTATTTTCCCATCCACAGAAAGTACTTTGGACGAAGCGGCCAGTTATAAACTCGACGTCATTTGTAAAAAGCTGGCCTTAAAATCAAGTGACAAGATTATTGAAATAGGTACTGGATGGGGCGGTTTTGCTATTCATGCAGCAGAAAACTATGGTTGTGAAGTAGTAACCACCACCATTTCTCAACAACAATATCATTATGCTTCCCAACAAATCAGGGAAAAAAAATTGGGAACCAAAATTAAGTTGCTCAAACAGGATTACCGGCAACTGGAGGGGCAGTACGACAAACTGGTTTCCATTGAAATGATTGAGGCAGTTGGCTATCAGTATTACAAGCAATTCTTTCGGACTTGTTCACAATTACTAAAGCCCGATGGCGAAATGCTTATGCAAGCGATCGTTATCCAGGATCAGGCCTATGAACGCGCTAAATATGAAATTGACTTTATTAAACAGTATATTTTTCCGGGAAGTTGTATCCCTTCAGTGACAGCGCTATTGGATGCAATGACCAAGGCAAGTCATTTGCGCCTTTTTAACTTGGAGGACATTGGATTGCATTATGCGAAAACACTTCGTTGTTGGCGGCAGAACTTTACTTCTCAGGCATGCGAAATCAAGACGCTGGGTTTTGATGAGCGCTTTATCCGGTTGTGGAATTTCTATTTTTGCTACTGTGAAGCCGGTTTTTCTGAAGGCTATTTGGGGGACATGCAAATGCATTTTGTACACCCCCTTGCAATAAGACAGAAAAAATATGATTAGGCAACTGTGGCAATTTGTCTTTTTTCAAATACAGTGGTGGTGTTGCTTATTAAGTACGGTCTCTCCTCACTACCATGACCTATTCCTTTTGGCCTTAGTCTTAGCCGTCTATGATGCGTGCAGGCATTTTAAAACTCCAACCCGTTGGCTCTTATTCCTGCTAATCGCAAGCTTGGGTTTAATCAACGATACCCTGTTGATGCATTTAAATATATTTTATTTTTTTGACGATTCTTTGCTGATTATACCACCCTGGCTTTTGGTTTTATGGCTTTGTTTTGGAGGATGGTTTTTAAAGGCAGACTGGATTAATAATAATTACTTCCTAATGGCTTTGCTGGGAGCAATGGGGGGGCCTTTAAGCTATTTTGCAGGATTTAAACTGGGTGCAATTTCCTTTCCCCAGCCGTTGCTACTGACGATGATTATTTTATTGGTTGATTGGCTTTTACTGGCATTAACCCTAACGACATTAAATGGTCTTTGCAGGAAGTGACGGTCTTATTCCAATAAATGGGACGTGGGTGAAAAAATCAAACCGTGAAAGGGGAAATCATTTTCACCGGTGTAGCAATACTGCCGTGAACCAATCCCATAAAATTGACCATGGCGTAAGCGAGAAAAATTTTAAAGCAGACTCTATTTAGGAGAAATCGGAATGTAATCGTATTTCTCCGCAGAAGCAGTCGAGCCGCATTCATCATAAGTATTGTCTACACAAAGAAAAAATTCCTCTGCGCCATATTTCTGAGCTTGGGATAAGGCATCAGCAATCGAATGAAATTGAACAATTTCATTATTTTTCTTAATGAATTTGACAGAGTCTTTTAAAATTACTTCAACAAGGTATTCATGTAATTCAATGGGTGAATAAATTAAAGCAATTTTCTTAGACTCAGTATGGGCATAATTTATTAAGCCTTCATGGGTGTTGTTTAGCATGTTTTAATCCATCCGTTTAATTGTAATTATAGCCCTAAATTTACTATTACGCGGGTTTCATGTTGAAAAGTATAAAATACTTCCCTAGACCATAAAATAGCCAGCACGGATTGGATAGAGCGGCCTCCGTGGCGGTTGAAGTAAACTCAGCCCTATCAAGCCCAAAATCGCCTGGCAGATTGCTGTATGCCGTTCATCCAATGCTTATTCCTTATTAAGACTTGAAGTCAACAATACTCTCCTTCATAGTAGGTTTTTGACTATTAAGGGACCCAAGTTATGGCTCGATACTTAATCATTGCAGCAAGTAGCGCGATAGGTCAGTCAGTGGTTGAGCTTCTAAAAAAGCAAGGGAATGAGGTGATGACTACAGCACGAAGCGAGGACAAAATCGTTCCTGATTTTAGACTCGATGCCTCTGACTTTAGCGCGGTCGATAGGGTATTTGAGCAAGCAGGCCCTCTGGATGGCGTGGTTAATTGCGCGGGTTCTTTATTACTTAAGGGGGCTCATGCGACAAATTTTGAGGAGTTTCAAAAGACAATCAATGCCTCTTTGACTACCTCGTTTGCAGTGGTGCGTGCCGCAGGCAGTAAGATGCTCTCTGGAGGTTCCCTGGTGCTTATTGCCTCCGCAGCAGCCTTAACCGGACTGGCTAATCATGAAGCAATTGCTGCGGCGAAAGCAGGGGTTATTGGATTAGCAAAATCCGCCGCAGCGACTTATGCATCGCTCAATTTACGCGTCAATGTAGTAGCGCCTGGGATGGTTAAAACGCCTTTGACTGACCCATTACTTAACAATCAATTAGTCGCTAAAGCATCTACGGCAATGCATCCCTTGGGACGAATTGGTGAACCCTGCGATGTGGCGCAGGCTATCTTATTTTTTCTTAACCCTTGTAACAGTTGGATAACAGGGCAAGTACTTGCAGTGGATGGTGGCTTAAGCGCTGTTCGTCCCAAGCTTAAAGTGTAATTTATTTTTAGGACGTACGATGACAAAATTGTGTTTTCTTTTGGGCGACCAACTCAGTGAGTCCCTTTCCTCGCTGACTGCAATCGATAAGCACGATGATCTGGTTTTTCTTTGCGAAGTGATGGAAGAAGCCACTTATGTTGCGCATCATCCCAAAAAAATTGCTTTTTTATTTTCAGCGATGCGTCATTTTGCAAAACGATTAACAGCACTGGGTTACCGGGTACTCTACACTCAATACAATGAGGCCAGCAATACTGGGTCTTTTGAGGGGGAGTTGTGGCGGGTAATCCATGAAGAAAAAATTTCAGAAGTCCACGTCACTCACCCTGGCGAGTGGCGTGTTCTGCAAAAACTGGAAACATTAGAAAAGCAATTGTTGATACCCCTCATCATTCATGAAGACAATCGATTTCTATGCTCGATAGATGAGTTTAAAGAGTGGGCAAACGATAAAAAGCAATTGCGCATGGAGTACTTTTACCGAATGATGCGGCAAAAGCATCATCTTCTCATGGACAACCAGGGTAAACCAGTTGGCGGGGTTTGGAACTATGATCAGCAAAATCGGAAAAATGCGAATCACATTGAAGCATTTCCCCCTCGTTTGGTACATCCCCTCGATGAAGTAACCTCAGAGATTTTAAGTCTGGTGGAAAACGAGTTTTCCAATCATTTTGGCCAATTGCAGCCGTTTAATTTTGCCGTGACTCGCGAGCAGGCGCTCGGTGAAGTCAACCATTTTATAACGCATTGTTTAAGGTATTTTGGTGATTACCAGGATGCCATGCGCGCCAATGAAGTCAATTTATATCACTCGAAATTATCCTTTTATTTAAATGCAGGACTTTTACTGCCATTAGAATTATGCCGCATTGCAGAGGAAGCGTTTAAACAAAAACAAGCACCATTGAATGCTGTTGAAGGTTTTATTCGTCAAATTTTAGGATGGCGTGAGTATGTCCGGGGCATCTATTGGCTGTTGATGCCTGAATACGCAAACAGAAATTATTTTAATGCATCCAGGCCGTTGCCCTCGCTGTTTTGGGGGGACGACACCCGGATGTTTTGTATGAAAGAAGTGGTGCGACAGACGCAAGTTGAAGCTTACTCTCATCATATTCAGCGTTTGATGATTACCGGCAATTTTGCGCTTCTGGCCGGCCTTAATCCCAAGGAAGTCTGTGAGTGGTATTTGGCTGTGTATGCTGATGCCTACGAATGGGTGGAGTTGCCAAACACGCTGGGGATGGCGCTGTATGCTGATGGCGGCGTGATGGCCTCCAAGCCTTACGCTGCGAGTGGGAAATATATTCAAAAAATGAGCAATTTTTGTAAGTCCTGTGCTTATAATCCCCAAGAAGTGGTTGGTGAAAACGCATGTCCATTTAATTCCCTCTATTGGAATTTTATAGCTCAACACCAAGCCCTGCTTAAAAACAATCCGCGTCTTCATTATGCTTATCTAAATTGGGATAAAATGAACCTGGAAAAGAGAAACGCCATTCTCGCTAGGGCAACGGAAGTATTCGCCGCATTGGATGCCGGACAGTTATAAGGATCTGAGAATATTCAGGGTAGTTAGTTCATTAATGCAATAACGGCATTGAGATAAGAAGCGAATACCAGCCAAACCAGGTAGGGAATTAATAACCAGGCAATGGTTTTATGCGTTTTTTTAGCCTCAATGATTAAGAGCACATTCAAACAGGTTAAAACCACAAGCCAAATAGCACTTGGCGTCAACCAATGGAGCCCAAAAAAGAGTGGAGTCCAGGCCCAATTCATGAGCATTTGTAATGCGAAAAGCACCGTCACTTTTTTAGAAGACACCTTATTATGATTTGATAAAATCCAGGCAATGACTGCCAGAAGTGCATACAATACGGTCCAAACAATCGAAAAAATAAACCCGGGCGGCGTTAGGGATGATTTATTAAGATGCTCATACCAGGGATAAATATTCGCCTGAGTGAGTAAACCCAGTAAAAAGCCTATGCTTTCAAAAAGCACAATCCAGCCTATCAATTTCATTAGTTTATTGAAGCGCAAAATCATTTCCCTAAAGTTGGGTTAATCCTTCT is from Legionella donaldsonii and encodes:
- a CDS encoding DUF1365 domain-containing protein, with the protein product MNLSTRHSAIYKGSVIHRRYEPVRHQFSYNVFMVFLDLDELSTLFDSYWFWSVGRYNIAQFKRSDHLGDPANDLKQEVYKLVEEKTGHRLEGPVRLLTHLRYWGYCFNPVSFYYCYDATGSRIEAIVAEVNNTPWNEQHTYILTASQNLASYEYQHFVFDKDFHVSPLMSMDMIYDWRLSAPNEKIWVHMKNIHQNRKVFSASLCLNRQEITGRNLARILIQHPFMTGKIIIAIHWQALKIWLKGATFHVHPKKR
- a CDS encoding SAM-dependent methyltransferase; the protein is MENTARKIILKRLANLTVGQLRIEEGDVSMTFGDRSAASLITASMKITNRKFYQDVLFGGSIAAAETYASGYWETDDLTKLLRIFLLNQTTTKEFETGWAKCLAVLRWISYQFKRNNLQGSRKNIAQHYDLSNHFFQLFLDKNLMYSSAIFPSTESTLDEAASYKLDVICKKLALKSSDKIIEIGTGWGGFAIHAAENYGCEVVTTTISQQQYHYASQQIREKKLGTKIKLLKQDYRQLEGQYDKLVSIEMIEAVGYQYYKQFFRTCSQLLKPDGEMLMQAIVIQDQAYERAKYEIDFIKQYIFPGSCIPSVTALLDAMTKASHLRLFNLEDIGLHYAKTLRCWRQNFTSQACEIKTLGFDERFIRLWNFYFCYCEAGFSEGYLGDMQMHFVHPLAIRQKKYD
- a CDS encoding DUF2878 domain-containing protein produces the protein MIRQLWQFVFFQIQWWCCLLSTVSPHYHDLFLLALVLAVYDACRHFKTPTRWLLFLLIASLGLINDTLLMHLNIFYFFDDSLLIIPPWLLVLWLCFGGWFLKADWINNNYFLMALLGAMGGPLSYFAGFKLGAISFPQPLLLTMIILLVDWLLLALTLTTLNGLCRK
- a CDS encoding DUF6482 family protein gives rise to the protein MLNNTHEGLINYAHTESKKIALIYSPIELHEYLVEVILKDSVKFIKKNNEIVQFHSIADALSQAQKYGAEEFFLCVDNTYDECGSTASAEKYDYIPISPK
- a CDS encoding SDR family NAD(P)-dependent oxidoreductase — translated: MARYLIIAASSAIGQSVVELLKKQGNEVMTTARSEDKIVPDFRLDASDFSAVDRVFEQAGPLDGVVNCAGSLLLKGAHATNFEEFQKTINASLTTSFAVVRAAGSKMLSGGSLVLIASAAALTGLANHEAIAAAKAGVIGLAKSAAATYASLNLRVNVVAPGMVKTPLTDPLLNNQLVAKASTAMHPLGRIGEPCDVAQAILFFLNPCNSWITGQVLAVDGGLSAVRPKLKV
- a CDS encoding cryptochrome/photolyase family protein encodes the protein MTKLCFLLGDQLSESLSSLTAIDKHDDLVFLCEVMEEATYVAHHPKKIAFLFSAMRHFAKRLTALGYRVLYTQYNEASNTGSFEGELWRVIHEEKISEVHVTHPGEWRVLQKLETLEKQLLIPLIIHEDNRFLCSIDEFKEWANDKKQLRMEYFYRMMRQKHHLLMDNQGKPVGGVWNYDQQNRKNANHIEAFPPRLVHPLDEVTSEILSLVENEFSNHFGQLQPFNFAVTREQALGEVNHFITHCLRYFGDYQDAMRANEVNLYHSKLSFYLNAGLLLPLELCRIAEEAFKQKQAPLNAVEGFIRQILGWREYVRGIYWLLMPEYANRNYFNASRPLPSLFWGDDTRMFCMKEVVRQTQVEAYSHHIQRLMITGNFALLAGLNPKEVCEWYLAVYADAYEWVELPNTLGMALYADGGVMASKPYAASGKYIQKMSNFCKSCAYNPQEVVGENACPFNSLYWNFIAQHQALLKNNPRLHYAYLNWDKMNLEKRNAILARATEVFAALDAGQL
- a CDS encoding TspO/MBR family protein; the encoded protein is MRFNKLMKLIGWIVLFESIGFLLGLLTQANIYPWYEHLNKSSLTPPGFIFSIVWTVLYALLAVIAWILSNHNKVSSKKVTVLFALQMLMNWAWTPLFFGLHWLTPSAIWLVVLTCLNVLLIIEAKKTHKTIAWLLIPYLVWLVFASYLNAVIALMN